The Xanthomonas indica genome has a segment encoding these proteins:
- a CDS encoding DUF47 family protein, which produces MFSLQTIFGSGKQFYTLLDEAAQAAYDSTKALHAMMRESDRQPALDGFKLARLRERAASDKIGQALVDSFMTPIEREDIEALGSALYKIPKQVEKFADRYSLAIQHLEHIDFAPRAAMLEQAAAVVVDMVHDLRNMNLDRMSALNDKLRSLENEADRLMLELYRDIYSGRLDNLQMFLLKEFFEILEKAIDRCREAGVVVYQIVLKNS; this is translated from the coding sequence ATGTTTTCGTTGCAGACCATCTTCGGTTCCGGCAAGCAGTTCTACACCCTGCTCGACGAGGCGGCACAGGCCGCCTACGACAGCACCAAGGCCCTGCACGCGATGATGCGCGAGTCCGACCGGCAGCCGGCGCTCGACGGCTTTAAGCTGGCGCGCCTGCGCGAGCGCGCCGCCTCCGACAAGATCGGCCAGGCGCTGGTGGACAGCTTCATGACCCCGATCGAGCGCGAGGACATCGAGGCGCTGGGCTCGGCGCTGTACAAGATCCCAAAGCAGGTGGAGAAGTTCGCCGACCGCTACTCGCTGGCGATCCAGCACCTTGAGCACATCGACTTCGCCCCGCGCGCGGCGATGCTCGAGCAGGCCGCGGCGGTAGTGGTGGACATGGTCCACGACCTGCGCAACATGAACCTGGACCGGATGAGCGCGCTCAACGACAAGCTACGCTCGCTGGAGAACGAGGCCGACCGGCTGATGCTGGAGCTGTACCGCGACATCTACTCCGGGCGCCTGGACAACCTGCAGATGTTCCTGCTCAAGGAGTTCTTCGAAATCCTGGAGAAGGCCATCGACCGCTGCCGCGAGGCCGGCGTGGTGGTCTACCAGATCGTGCTGAAGAACTCCTGA
- a CDS encoding inorganic phosphate transporter: MLTLVLIVILAALVFEFINGFHDTANSIATVVATKVLSPGWAVMLAAAMNLVGALTGTAVAMTIASGLLNTDVVAVTPQVVLCALLGGIVWNLITWWKGLPSSSSHALIGGLCGAGLAAAHNNWGALIWSQNVGDWAKNKGLLWKVFVPMVTSPIAGFLLGIAVMLLLWAAIAGLAKLGGPLGRLARPRWVNAFFGKAQIASAAYMGYAHGHNDAQKTMGIIAMTLIGAQSTGALDDLPSWLAFLHPDAHQGQGIATWIVLTCAVVMAAGTASGGWKIIKTLGHKMVKLHPIHGFAAETSSATILTLAAHFGMPVSTTHSISTAIMGVGFAKNPRSLRFGVIERIVWAWILTIPAAAGVAYLIFRGFALAGWV, translated from the coding sequence ATGCTGACCCTGGTCCTGATCGTGATCCTGGCGGCGCTGGTGTTCGAGTTCATCAACGGCTTCCACGACACCGCCAACTCGATTGCCACGGTGGTCGCCACCAAGGTGCTCAGCCCCGGCTGGGCGGTGATGCTGGCCGCGGCGATGAACCTGGTCGGCGCGCTGACCGGCACCGCCGTGGCGATGACCATCGCCTCGGGCCTGCTCAACACCGACGTGGTCGCGGTGACCCCGCAGGTGGTGCTGTGCGCGCTGCTCGGCGGCATCGTCTGGAACCTGATCACCTGGTGGAAGGGCCTGCCATCCTCGTCCTCGCACGCGCTGATCGGCGGCCTGTGCGGCGCCGGCCTGGCCGCCGCGCACAACAACTGGGGCGCGCTGATCTGGTCGCAGAACGTCGGCGACTGGGCCAAGAACAAGGGCCTGCTGTGGAAGGTGTTCGTGCCGATGGTCACCTCGCCGATCGCCGGTTTCCTGCTCGGCATCGCGGTGATGCTGCTGCTGTGGGCGGCGATCGCCGGCCTGGCCAAGCTGGGCGGTCCGCTGGGGCGGCTGGCGCGGCCGCGCTGGGTCAACGCCTTCTTCGGCAAGGCGCAGATCGCCTCGGCAGCATACATGGGCTACGCGCACGGTCACAACGACGCGCAGAAGACCATGGGCATCATCGCCATGACCCTGATCGGCGCGCAGAGCACCGGCGCCCTGGACGACCTGCCGTCGTGGCTGGCGTTCCTGCACCCCGACGCCCATCAGGGGCAGGGCATCGCCACCTGGATCGTGCTGACCTGCGCGGTGGTGATGGCCGCCGGTACCGCCTCCGGCGGCTGGAAGATCATCAAGACCCTGGGCCATAAGATGGTCAAGCTGCATCCGATCCACGGCTTCGCCGCGGAGACCAGCTCGGCCACGATCCTGACCCTGGCCGCGCACTTCGGCATGCCGGTGTCCACCACCCACAGCATCTCCACCGCGATCATGGGCGTGGGCTTCGCCAAGAACCCGCGCTCGCTGCGCTTCGGCGTCATCGAACGCATCGTCTGGGCCTGGATCCTGACTATCCCCGCCGCCGCCGGCGTGGCGTATCTGATTTTTCGGGGATTCGCGCTGGCTGGGTGGGTGTGA
- a CDS encoding S10 family peptidase — MPTFPSVLLAALLAATPMTAALAADADAANADKPDKAAVEPAPLPADAQTSQSTQLDGRTLRYTVKVGTLPVKDKQGKVVADVVYTAYTMDGKDRPVTFALNGGPGAASVYLNLGAIGPKVVAFGSEGDSASAPAQLRDNPGTWLDFTDLVFIDPVGTGFSRSRVPDEQAKKQFYNPQADVEYLSRTIYDWLLKNQRLQSRKYLVGESYGGFRGPRITHYLQTKLGVAMNGVVLVSPYLNPTLDDNGDVSPLPWMLTLPSIAAAHLEREGKLTPEAMSQVIDYTRGDYVTALLRGRSDPAGTTRMIQQVTAMTGLDPAFVRRAGGRLETQAYLREVFRDKGELGSRYDSNVTAFDPFPNAPEQRANDPLLDSIIAPTTTAMVDFVTRVVGWKIDARYEALNYDVNRLWDWDDELRKGSVTQLRQSVAIDPKLRVLIVHGWNDLSCPFMGSVLTVDQMPVMGNDPTRVQVKNYPGGHMFYNRADSQRALRQDVLAMYRAN; from the coding sequence GTGCCGACCTTCCCCTCCGTCCTGCTGGCCGCGCTGCTGGCCGCGACGCCGATGACCGCGGCGCTGGCCGCCGATGCCGATGCGGCGAATGCCGACAAGCCCGACAAGGCCGCCGTCGAACCGGCGCCGCTGCCGGCCGACGCGCAGACCAGCCAGTCCACCCAGCTCGACGGCCGCACCCTGCGCTACACGGTCAAGGTCGGCACGCTGCCGGTGAAGGACAAGCAGGGCAAGGTCGTGGCCGACGTGGTCTATACCGCCTACACCATGGACGGCAAGGATCGCCCGGTGACCTTCGCGCTCAACGGCGGCCCCGGCGCGGCCTCGGTGTATCTCAACCTGGGCGCGATCGGGCCGAAGGTGGTGGCGTTCGGCAGCGAGGGCGACAGCGCCTCGGCACCGGCGCAACTGCGCGACAACCCCGGCACCTGGCTGGACTTCACCGACCTGGTGTTCATCGACCCGGTCGGGACCGGCTTCAGCCGCTCGCGGGTGCCCGACGAGCAGGCCAAGAAACAGTTCTACAACCCGCAGGCCGACGTCGAGTACCTCTCGCGCACCATCTACGACTGGCTGCTGAAGAACCAGCGCCTGCAATCGCGCAAGTACCTGGTCGGCGAAAGCTATGGCGGCTTCCGCGGCCCGCGCATCACCCACTACCTGCAGACCAAGCTCGGCGTGGCGATGAACGGCGTGGTCCTGGTCTCGCCGTATCTGAACCCGACGCTGGACGACAACGGCGACGTCTCGCCGCTGCCGTGGATGCTGACCCTGCCGTCGATCGCCGCCGCGCACCTGGAGCGCGAGGGCAAGCTGACTCCGGAAGCGATGAGCCAGGTGATCGACTACACCCGCGGCGATTACGTCACCGCGCTGCTGCGCGGGCGTTCCGACCCGGCCGGCACCACCCGCATGATCCAGCAGGTGACCGCAATGACCGGCCTGGACCCGGCCTTCGTGCGCCGCGCCGGCGGTCGCCTGGAGACCCAGGCCTACCTGCGCGAGGTGTTCCGCGACAAGGGCGAACTGGGCAGCCGCTACGACTCCAACGTCACCGCCTTCGACCCGTTTCCCAACGCCCCCGAGCAGCGCGCCAACGACCCGCTGCTGGACAGCATCATCGCCCCCACCACCACCGCGATGGTCGATTTCGTGACCCGCGTGGTCGGCTGGAAGATCGACGCCCGCTACGAGGCGCTGAACTACGACGTGAACCGGCTGTGGGACTGGGACGACGAGCTGCGCAAGGGCTCGGTGACGCAACTGCGCCAGTCGGTGGCGATCGACCCGAAGCTGCGCGTGCTGATCGTGCACGGCTGGAACGACCTGTCGTGCCCGTTCATGGGCTCGGTGCTGACCGTGGACCAGATGCCGGTGATGGGCAACGACCCGACCCGCGTGCAGGTCAAGAACTACCCCGGCGGCCACATGTTCTACAACCGCGCCGACAGCCAGCGTGCGCTGCGCCAGGACGTTCTGGCGATGTATCGGGCCAATTAG
- a CDS encoding CDP-diacylglycerol diphosphatase: protein MPVFRFRLPLCLLLATLLAGCTSLPSPQSVTDSPAAHDPHAHDRQRLWRLLSTRCLPQARAGADPAPCSEVHAEPGQRYALMKDLRGAYQYLLIPTVPVSGIEDPRARAAGAPNWLDLAWQARSRVATALGRPLPRDLASLTINPPSARSQDQLHIHIDCLAPQVRDQLQAMQASIGPAWAPLPQPLHGHVYRAMRVEGEALDENPLTLLARALPPQQGMAQQTLAVVGATFDGHPGFVLLAATALPGDGVGAEELQDHDCTGVVPAAPAHG, encoded by the coding sequence ATGCCCGTCTTTCGTTTCCGCCTGCCGCTATGCCTGTTGCTGGCGACGCTGCTGGCCGGCTGCACCAGCCTGCCATCGCCGCAGTCCGTAACCGATTCGCCAGCGGCACACGATCCGCATGCCCACGATCGGCAGCGCCTGTGGCGGCTGCTGAGCACCCGCTGCCTGCCGCAGGCACGGGCCGGCGCCGATCCGGCGCCGTGCAGCGAAGTCCATGCCGAGCCCGGCCAGCGCTACGCGTTGATGAAGGACCTGCGCGGCGCCTACCAGTACCTGCTGATCCCGACCGTGCCGGTCAGCGGCATCGAGGATCCGCGCGCGCGTGCCGCCGGTGCGCCGAACTGGCTGGACCTGGCCTGGCAGGCGCGCAGCCGGGTCGCGACTGCACTGGGAAGGCCGCTGCCGCGCGACCTGGCCAGCCTGACGATCAACCCGCCCTCGGCGCGCTCGCAGGACCAGTTGCACATCCACATCGATTGCCTGGCGCCGCAGGTGCGCGATCAACTGCAGGCGATGCAGGCGTCGATCGGCCCGGCTTGGGCACCGTTGCCGCAACCGCTGCACGGCCATGTCTATCGGGCCATGCGCGTGGAGGGCGAGGCGCTTGATGAGAATCCGTTGACGTTGCTGGCGCGCGCGTTGCCGCCGCAGCAGGGCATGGCGCAACAGACCCTGGCGGTGGTCGGCGCGACGTTCGATGGCCACCCTGGCTTCGTGCTGCTGGCCGCCACCGCGCTTCCTGGCGACGGGGTCGGCGCGGAAGAGTTGCAGGATCACGACTGCACCGGGGTGGTCCCGGCGGCGCCTGCGCACGGCTGA
- the parE gene encoding DNA topoisomerase IV subunit B gives MNTRYNAADIEVLSGLDPVKRRPGMYTDTARPNHLAQEVIDNAVDEALAGHARHIEVTLYKDGSCEVSDDGRGMPVDIHPEEKISGVELILTRLHAGGKFSDRNYTFSGGLHGVGVSVVNALSKHVELFIKREGNEYRMAFADGHAASKLEIVGSVGKKNTGTRLRFWPDPKYFDTPKFAVRALRHLLRAKAVLCPGLTVKLHDEATGEQDTWYFEDGLRDYLRGELAERELLPAELFVGSLKKDREIVDWAVAWVVEGELVQESYVNLIPTAQHGTHVNGLRSGLTDALREFCDFRNLLPRGVKLAPEDVWDRVAFVLSLKMTDPQFSGQTKERLSSRQAAGFIEGAAHDAFSLWLNQNVETGTRIAQIAIDRASARLKTEKQIVRKKVTQGPALPGKLADCISQDLSRTELFLVEGDSAGGSAKQARDKDFQAILPLRGKILNTWEVASGSVLASEEVHNLAIAIGCDPGKEEIDGLRYGKVVILADADSDGLHIATLLTALFLRHFPALVRAGHVFVAMPPLFRVDVGKQVFYALDEEEKRSLLDKIQREKIKGQVSVTRFKGLGEMNPQQLRESTIHPDTRRLVQLTVDDGDQTRSLMDMLLAKKRAGDRKQWLETKGDLASLEV, from the coding sequence ATGAATACCCGCTACAACGCCGCCGACATCGAAGTTCTCTCTGGCCTGGACCCGGTCAAGCGCCGGCCCGGCATGTACACCGACACCGCACGCCCCAACCACCTGGCGCAGGAAGTCATCGACAACGCCGTGGACGAGGCGCTGGCCGGCCACGCCCGGCACATCGAGGTGACGCTGTACAAGGACGGCAGTTGCGAGGTGTCCGACGACGGCCGCGGCATGCCGGTGGACATCCACCCGGAAGAGAAGATCTCCGGCGTCGAACTGATCCTGACCCGGCTGCACGCCGGCGGCAAGTTCAGCGACCGCAACTACACCTTCAGCGGCGGCCTGCACGGCGTCGGCGTCAGCGTGGTCAACGCGCTGTCCAAGCACGTGGAACTGTTCATCAAGCGCGAAGGCAACGAATACCGCATGGCCTTCGCCGATGGCCACGCCGCCTCCAAGCTGGAGATCGTCGGCAGCGTCGGCAAGAAGAACACCGGCACGCGCCTGCGCTTCTGGCCGGACCCGAAGTATTTCGACACGCCGAAGTTCGCGGTGCGCGCGCTGCGCCACCTGCTGCGCGCCAAGGCGGTGCTGTGCCCCGGCCTGACCGTCAAGCTGCACGACGAGGCCACCGGCGAACAGGACACCTGGTACTTCGAGGACGGCCTGCGCGACTACCTGCGCGGCGAACTGGCCGAGCGCGAGTTGCTGCCGGCCGAGCTGTTCGTCGGCAGCCTGAAGAAGGACCGCGAGATCGTCGACTGGGCGGTGGCCTGGGTGGTGGAAGGCGAACTGGTGCAGGAGAGCTACGTCAACCTGATTCCGACCGCGCAGCACGGCACCCACGTCAACGGCCTGCGCAGCGGCCTCACCGATGCGCTGCGCGAGTTCTGCGATTTCCGCAACCTGCTGCCGCGCGGCGTGAAGCTGGCGCCGGAAGATGTGTGGGACCGCGTCGCGTTCGTGCTGTCGCTGAAGATGACCGACCCGCAGTTCAGCGGCCAGACCAAGGAACGCCTGTCCTCGCGCCAGGCCGCCGGCTTCATCGAGGGCGCCGCGCACGATGCCTTCAGCCTGTGGCTGAACCAGAACGTGGAGACCGGCACGCGCATCGCGCAGATCGCCATCGACCGCGCCAGCGCGCGGCTGAAGACCGAGAAGCAGATCGTGCGCAAGAAGGTCACCCAGGGTCCGGCGCTGCCGGGCAAGCTGGCCGACTGCATCAGCCAGGACCTGTCGCGCACCGAACTGTTCCTGGTCGAGGGCGACTCGGCCGGCGGCAGCGCCAAGCAGGCCCGCGACAAGGATTTCCAGGCGATCCTGCCGCTGCGCGGCAAGATCCTCAACACCTGGGAAGTGGCCTCCGGCAGCGTGCTGGCCTCCGAGGAAGTGCACAACCTGGCGATCGCGATCGGCTGCGACCCGGGCAAGGAAGAGATCGACGGCCTGCGCTACGGCAAGGTGGTGATCCTGGCCGACGCCGACTCCGACGGCCTGCACATCGCCACCCTGCTGACCGCGCTGTTCCTGCGCCACTTCCCGGCCTTGGTGCGCGCCGGCCACGTGTTCGTGGCGATGCCGCCGCTGTTCCGCGTGGACGTCGGCAAGCAGGTGTTCTACGCGCTGGACGAGGAAGAGAAGCGCTCGCTGCTGGACAAGATCCAGCGCGAGAAGATCAAGGGCCAGGTCAGCGTCACCCGCTTCAAGGGCCTGGGCGAGATGAATCCGCAGCAGTTGCGCGAGTCCACCATCCACCCGGACACCCGGCGCCTGGTGCAACTCACCGTGGACGACGGCGACCAGACCCGCTCGCTGATGGACATGTTGCTGGCCAAGAAGCGCGCAGGCGACCGCAAGCAGTGGCTGGAGACCAAGGGCGACCTGGCTTCGCTGGAGGTCTGA
- a CDS encoding CTP synthase, giving the protein MTPLIFVTGGVVSSLGKGIAAASLASILEARGLSVTMMKLDPYINVDPGTMSPFQHGEVYVTDDGAETDLDLGHYERFVRTRLSRKNSVTTGRIYENVIRKERRGDYLGATVQVIPHITDEIRRCVDEATAGYDVALVEIGGTVGDIESLPFLEAIRQVRTERGAEKAMFMHLTLVPYIAAAGELKTKPTQHSVKELRSIGIQPDVLLCRSEQAIPDSERRKIALFTNVSERAVISAADIDVLYGMPLELHRQGLDEIVIEQFKLRDKVGAANLSEWEAVVDAIKHPLDEVTIAVVGKYVDHQDAYKSVGEALKHGGLRQRTKVNLKWLEAQDLEGSDMAALADVDGILVPGGFGDRGFEGKVLTSRYARQHGVPYFGICYGMQAAVVDYARHVAGLDAANSTENDRQSPYPVIGLITEWRTASGDVEKRDEKSDLGGTMRLGLQEQRLKPGTLARELYGRDVVAERHRHRYEFNNRYRTQLEDAGLVIAAKSMDDTLVEMVELPRETHPWFLACQAHPEFLSTPRDGHPLFIGFVRAARERKAGGKLLKEARA; this is encoded by the coding sequence ATGACCCCCCTGATCTTCGTTACCGGCGGCGTAGTGTCCTCGCTTGGCAAGGGCATCGCGGCCGCTTCGCTTGCGTCCATTCTCGAAGCACGTGGCCTGTCGGTCACGATGATGAAGCTGGACCCCTACATCAACGTCGACCCGGGCACGATGAGCCCGTTCCAGCACGGCGAGGTGTACGTCACCGACGACGGCGCCGAGACCGACCTGGACCTGGGGCATTACGAGCGCTTCGTGCGCACGCGCCTGTCGCGCAAGAATTCGGTCACCACCGGGCGCATCTACGAGAACGTGATCCGCAAGGAGCGCCGCGGCGACTACCTCGGCGCCACCGTGCAGGTGATTCCGCACATCACCGACGAGATCCGCCGCTGCGTGGATGAAGCCACCGCCGGCTATGACGTGGCGCTGGTCGAGATCGGCGGCACCGTCGGCGACATCGAGTCGCTGCCGTTCCTGGAGGCGATCCGCCAGGTGCGTACCGAGCGCGGCGCCGAGAAGGCCATGTTCATGCACCTGACCCTGGTGCCGTACATCGCCGCCGCCGGCGAGCTGAAGACCAAGCCGACCCAGCATTCGGTCAAGGAACTGCGCTCGATCGGCATCCAGCCGGACGTGCTGCTGTGCCGCTCGGAGCAGGCGATCCCGGATTCGGAGCGGCGCAAGATCGCGCTGTTTACCAATGTCTCCGAGCGCGCGGTGATCAGTGCCGCCGACATCGACGTGCTCTACGGCATGCCGCTGGAGCTGCATCGGCAGGGCCTGGACGAGATCGTCATCGAGCAGTTCAAGCTGCGCGACAAGGTCGGCGCGGCCAACCTGTCGGAATGGGAGGCGGTGGTCGACGCGATCAAGCACCCGCTCGACGAGGTCACCATCGCCGTGGTCGGCAAGTACGTCGACCATCAGGACGCGTACAAGTCGGTCGGCGAGGCGCTCAAGCACGGCGGCCTGCGCCAGCGCACCAAGGTCAACCTGAAATGGCTGGAAGCGCAGGACCTGGAAGGCAGCGACATGGCGGCGCTGGCCGACGTGGACGGCATCCTGGTGCCCGGCGGCTTCGGCGATCGCGGCTTCGAAGGCAAGGTGCTGACCTCGCGTTATGCGCGCCAGCATGGCGTGCCGTATTTCGGCATCTGCTACGGCATGCAGGCCGCGGTGGTCGACTATGCGCGGCATGTCGCCGGCCTGGATGCGGCCAACAGCACCGAGAACGACCGGCAGTCGCCGTACCCGGTGATCGGCCTGATCACCGAGTGGCGCACCGCCAGCGGCGATGTCGAGAAGCGCGACGAGAAATCCGACCTTGGCGGCACCATGCGCCTGGGCCTGCAGGAGCAGCGGCTCAAGCCGGGCACGCTGGCGCGCGAACTGTACGGCAGGGATGTGGTGGCCGAGCGCCACCGCCATCGCTACGAGTTCAACAATCGCTACCGCACCCAGTTGGAGGACGCCGGCCTGGTGATTGCCGCCAAGTCGATGGACGACACCCTGGTGGAGATGGTGGAACTGCCGCGCGAGACGCACCCGTGGTTCCTGGCCTGCCAGGCGCACCCGGAATTCCTGTCCACGCCGCGCGACGGCCATCCGTTGTTCATCGGCTTCGTCCGCGCTGCGCGCGAGCGCAAGGCGGGTGGGAAGCTATTGAAGGAAGCGCGCGCGTAG
- the kdsA gene encoding 3-deoxy-8-phosphooctulonate synthase, with protein sequence MKLCGFDVGLDQPLFLIAGPCVIESMQLQLDVAGRLKEITGRLGINFIFKSSFDKANRTSGTSFRGPGLEEGLKVLEAVKTQIGVPVLTDVHEYTPMHEVAAVVDVLQTPAFLVRQTDFIKNVCSAGKPVNIKKGQFLSPWDMKPVVDKAKSTGNEQIMVCERGASFGYNNLVSDMRSLSVMRETGCPVVFDATHSVQLPGGQGGSSGGQREFVPVLARAAVAVGVAGLFAETHPDPSKALSDGPNAWPLDQMEALLETLMELDAVTKKHGFSRFA encoded by the coding sequence ATGAAACTGTGTGGCTTCGACGTCGGCCTGGACCAGCCGCTGTTCCTCATCGCCGGCCCGTGCGTGATCGAGTCGATGCAGCTGCAGCTCGACGTCGCCGGCCGGCTCAAGGAGATCACCGGCCGGCTGGGCATCAACTTCATCTTCAAGTCCAGCTTCGACAAGGCCAACCGCACTTCCGGCACCAGCTTCCGCGGCCCCGGCCTGGAAGAAGGCTTGAAGGTGCTGGAGGCGGTGAAGACGCAGATCGGCGTGCCGGTGCTGACCGACGTGCACGAGTACACGCCCATGCACGAGGTGGCGGCGGTGGTCGACGTGCTGCAGACCCCGGCGTTCCTGGTGCGGCAGACCGACTTCATCAAGAACGTGTGCTCGGCCGGCAAGCCGGTCAACATCAAGAAGGGTCAGTTCCTGTCGCCGTGGGACATGAAGCCGGTGGTGGACAAGGCCAAGTCCACCGGCAACGAGCAGATCATGGTCTGTGAGCGCGGCGCCAGCTTCGGCTACAACAACCTGGTCAGCGACATGCGCTCGCTGAGCGTGATGCGCGAGACCGGCTGCCCGGTGGTGTTCGACGCGACGCACTCGGTGCAGTTGCCGGGCGGGCAGGGCGGCAGTTCCGGCGGCCAGCGCGAGTTCGTGCCGGTGCTGGCGCGCGCGGCGGTGGCCGTGGGCGTGGCCGGCCTGTTCGCCGAGACCCATCCGGATCCGTCCAAGGCGCTGTCCGACGGCCCCAATGCGTGGCCGCTGGACCAGATGGAAGCGCTGCTGGAAACGCTGATGGAACTGGACGCGGTCACCAAGAAGCACGGCTTTTCGCGCTTCGCGTGA
- a CDS encoding secretory carrier-associated membrane protein: MSARTRAHFSWGLCALLLSLLAWAALGVVLFAFIRAIGPPGDGDHGILAMQPWIVGGLLVLAVAALGTLIAVVLGWVLRRGRVLAGIGAGLLLAMLVLILLFLGGIPLGAVRLG, translated from the coding sequence ATGAGCGCACGCACCCGGGCCCATTTCTCGTGGGGCCTGTGTGCGCTGCTGCTGTCGCTGCTGGCCTGGGCGGCGTTGGGCGTGGTGCTGTTCGCCTTTATCCGCGCGATCGGTCCGCCCGGCGACGGCGACCACGGCATCCTGGCCATGCAGCCCTGGATCGTGGGCGGCCTTCTGGTGCTGGCGGTCGCCGCGCTGGGCACGCTGATCGCCGTCGTGCTGGGCTGGGTCCTGCGGCGTGGCCGCGTCCTGGCCGGCATCGGCGCTGGCCTGCTGCTGGCGATGCTGGTCCTGATCCTGCTGTTCCTCGGCGGGATCCCGCTCGGCGCGGTGCGCCTTGGCTGA
- the eno gene encoding phosphopyruvate hydratase, with product MSTIRSIHAREILDSRGNPTLEADVILEDGSFGRAAVPSGASTGTKEAVELRDGDKTRYLGKGVRKAVENVNTTIASALKGFDAADQQGLDRRLIDLDGTENKGRLGANALLGVSLANAHAIAASRKQPLWQSLAGGNTANLALPVPMMNIINGGAHADNNVDFQEFMVLPVGAASFSEALRAGTEIFHALKSVLKGHGLSTAVGDEGGFAPDFRSNVEALDTILEAIGKAGYTAGEDVLLGLDVASSEFYDNGKYHLVGEGKRLTSEQFVDFLADWAAQYPIVSIEDGLAEDDWAGWKLLTDRIGSKVQLVGDDLFVTNPKIFKQGIESGTANAILIKVNQIGTLTETLEAIAMADKAGYAAIVSHRSGETEDTTIADIAVATTATQIKTGSLCRSDRVAKYNQLLRIEEALGSAARYAGRGAFVSLKR from the coding sequence ATGAGTACGATCCGCAGCATCCACGCCCGTGAAATCCTCGACAGCCGCGGCAATCCCACGCTGGAAGCCGATGTCATCCTGGAGGACGGTTCGTTCGGTCGTGCCGCGGTGCCCTCGGGCGCGTCCACCGGCACCAAGGAAGCGGTCGAGTTGCGCGACGGCGACAAGACCCGCTACCTCGGCAAGGGCGTGCGCAAGGCGGTGGAGAACGTCAACACCACCATCGCCAGCGCGCTGAAGGGCTTCGACGCCGCCGACCAGCAGGGCCTGGATCGGCGCCTGATCGACCTGGACGGCACCGAGAACAAGGGCCGCCTGGGCGCCAACGCGCTGCTCGGCGTCTCGCTGGCCAACGCGCATGCCATTGCCGCCTCGCGCAAGCAGCCGCTGTGGCAGTCGCTGGCCGGTGGCAACACCGCCAACCTGGCGCTGCCGGTGCCGATGATGAACATCATCAACGGCGGCGCGCATGCCGACAACAACGTCGACTTCCAGGAGTTCATGGTGCTGCCGGTCGGCGCCGCCTCGTTCTCCGAGGCGCTGCGCGCCGGCACCGAGATCTTCCATGCGCTGAAGTCGGTGCTGAAGGGCCACGGCCTGTCCACCGCGGTCGGCGACGAGGGCGGCTTCGCCCCGGATTTCCGCAGCAACGTGGAAGCGCTGGACACGATCCTGGAAGCGATCGGCAAGGCCGGCTACACCGCCGGCGAAGACGTGCTGCTGGGCCTGGACGTGGCCTCCAGCGAGTTCTACGACAACGGCAAGTACCACCTGGTGGGCGAGGGCAAGCGCCTGACCAGCGAGCAGTTCGTCGACTTCCTCGCCGACTGGGCCGCGCAGTACCCGATCGTCAGCATCGAGGACGGCCTGGCCGAGGACGACTGGGCCGGCTGGAAGCTGCTCACCGACCGCATCGGCAGCAAGGTGCAGCTGGTCGGCGACGACCTGTTCGTGACCAACCCGAAGATCTTCAAGCAGGGCATCGAGTCTGGCACCGCCAACGCGATCCTGATCAAGGTCAACCAGATCGGCACCCTGACCGAGACCCTGGAAGCCATCGCCATGGCCGACAAGGCCGGCTACGCGGCCATCGTCTCGCACCGTTCCGGCGAGACCGAGGACACCACCATCGCCGACATCGCCGTGGCCACCACCGCCACCCAGATCAAGACCGGCTCGCTGTGCCGCAGCGATCGCGTGGCCAAGTACAACCAGCTGCTGCGCATCGAAGAAGCGCTGGGCAGCGCGGCGCGCTATGCCGGGCGCGGCGCGTTCGTTTCGCTCAAGCGATAA
- the ftsB gene encoding cell division protein FtsB, translated as MRNWRWLLLVLAGLLAWLQYRFWLGPGNSGEVLVLESQVEHQKRDNEGLQQRNAALAAEVKDLKDGEAAIEERARSELGMIKPGEKFYRVVENAPVSTPAGTAAGARPAPVTPAPGEQP; from the coding sequence GTGCGCAACTGGCGCTGGCTGCTGCTGGTGCTGGCGGGACTGCTGGCGTGGCTGCAGTACCGCTTCTGGCTCGGTCCGGGGAATTCCGGCGAAGTGCTGGTGCTCGAAAGCCAGGTCGAGCACCAGAAGCGCGACAACGAAGGACTGCAGCAACGCAACGCCGCGCTCGCCGCCGAGGTCAAGGACCTCAAGGACGGCGAGGCGGCGATCGAGGAGCGCGCGCGGAGCGAACTGGGCATGATCAAGCCGGGCGAAAAGTTCTATCGGGTGGTCGAGAATGCGCCGGTGTCGACGCCGGCCGGCACGGCCGCGGGCGCGCGGCCTGCGCCCGTCACGCCGGCGCCGGGCGAGCAACCCTGA